In the genome of Natranaerobius trueperi, one region contains:
- the rny gene encoding ribonuclease Y codes for MIAEAKITSAEEAANRILEDAKKQGESMKREALLEAKEDIHKQRNELEKESRERRNEIQRYERKLEQKEDSLTKQQKRYEQKEKEIADKEQKLIEKEEGLNRLYDKQVEELENLSGLTTQEAKDMLLNRVKDDISHETAMMIKEMESRAKEEADKKARNIITMAIQRCAVDHVAESTVSVVSLPNDEMKGRIIGREGRNIRTLETLTGIDLIIDDTPEAVILSGFDPIRREIARVALENLVSDGRIHPARIEEMVEKAKKEVDERIREEGEQASLDTGVHGLHTEIIKLLGRLRFRTSYGQNVLNHSIEVSRLCGVMANELGIDVATAKRAGLLHDIGKAVDHEYEGPHVTIGAELGKKYGESSDVLHAILTHHGDEEAETLEAVLVQAADAISAARPGARRETLESYIKRLEKLEEIADSYESVEKAFAIQAGREIRIMVKPEQINDDTTINLARDISKQIEAELDYPGQIKVTVIRETRAVEYAK; via the coding sequence ATGATTGCAGAAGCTAAAATTACCTCTGCTGAGGAGGCTGCAAATAGAATACTTGAGGATGCCAAAAAGCAAGGTGAGTCAATGAAAAGAGAAGCTCTCCTTGAGGCGAAAGAAGATATCCATAAACAGAGAAACGAACTAGAAAAAGAAAGCAGAGAAAGACGTAATGAGATTCAAAGGTATGAAAGGAAATTAGAACAAAAAGAAGACTCATTAACTAAACAACAAAAACGTTATGAACAAAAAGAAAAAGAGATAGCTGACAAAGAACAAAAACTGATAGAAAAAGAAGAAGGACTTAATCGGCTTTATGACAAACAGGTAGAAGAATTAGAAAACTTATCTGGTCTGACAACTCAAGAGGCAAAAGATATGCTTCTTAACCGGGTAAAAGATGATATCAGTCATGAAACTGCTATGATGATTAAAGAAATGGAAAGTCGTGCTAAAGAAGAAGCAGATAAAAAAGCAAGGAATATCATAACTATGGCGATTCAAAGATGTGCTGTGGATCATGTAGCAGAATCGACAGTTTCTGTTGTTTCACTTCCAAATGATGAAATGAAGGGAAGAATTATCGGGCGTGAAGGGCGAAACATTAGAACCCTTGAAACATTAACTGGGATCGATCTGATAATAGACGATACTCCAGAAGCTGTTATATTGTCAGGGTTTGATCCCATAAGAAGAGAAATAGCTAGAGTAGCACTTGAGAATTTAGTATCAGATGGACGAATTCATCCTGCAAGAATTGAAGAAATGGTAGAAAAAGCTAAAAAAGAAGTTGATGAGAGAATCCGTGAAGAAGGTGAACAAGCCAGCTTAGATACAGGGGTTCACGGACTTCATACTGAAATAATTAAATTACTTGGTCGACTAAGGTTTAGAACAAGTTATGGTCAAAATGTTTTAAATCATTCTATAGAGGTTTCGAGATTATGTGGAGTTATGGCCAATGAGCTTGGAATAGATGTAGCAACAGCTAAACGAGCAGGGCTACTGCATGATATAGGAAAAGCTGTTGACCATGAATACGAAGGACCTCATGTGACAATAGGAGCAGAATTGGGTAAAAAATATGGAGAGTCCTCTGATGTGTTACATGCTATCTTGACACATCACGGTGACGAAGAAGCAGAAACATTAGAAGCTGTTTTAGTACAAGCAGCTGATGCAATTTCAGCAGCTAGACCTGGAGCACGTAGAGAAACTCTTGAATCTTATATTAAACGTCTTGAAAAATTAGAAGAAATAGCAGATTCTTATGAAAGTGTTGAAAAGGCTTTTGCTATACAGGCAGGTAGGGAAATAAGGATTATGGTAAAGCCAGAACAAATTAATGATGATACAACTATAAATTTAGCGAGAGATATTTCTAAACAAATTGAAGCAGAACTAGACTATCCTGGACAAATTAAAGTTACTGTAATAAGAGAAACTCGTGCTGTAGAATATGCTAAATAA
- a CDS encoding regulatory protein RecX, translating to MSDSDTVDQFHGAYSRAIKFMTHRQKTTKEMRDYLLKKGYDLKIVEKVINRLYEFDFLNDYNFAKEYVYSKVFNTNTPIGPKRIRLELKHKGIDKEIIDKIVNDISHEEEMDLAKKLICKKNIEIVDLKVKRKLAVYLERRGFSEDAILKLLNIW from the coding sequence ATGTCAGACTCTGATACAGTAGATCAATTTCACGGAGCATATTCAAGAGCTATTAAATTTATGACTCATCGTCAAAAAACTACAAAAGAGATGAGAGATTACTTACTAAAAAAAGGCTATGACTTAAAAATTGTAGAAAAAGTGATTAACAGATTATATGAATTTGATTTTTTAAATGACTATAATTTTGCTAAGGAATATGTGTATAGTAAGGTGTTTAATACTAATACCCCTATTGGTCCCAAAAGAATACGATTAGAACTAAAACATAAAGGTATTGATAAAGAAATAATTGATAAAATAGTAAATGATATCTCACATGAAGAAGAAATGGATTTAGCTAAAAAATTAATATGTAAAAAAAATATTGAAATAGTTGATTTAAAAGTTAAACGAAAATTAGCAGTATATCTTGAACGCAGAGGTTTTTCAGAAGATGCAATCTTAAAGTTATTAAATATATGGTAA